From one Lotus japonicus ecotype B-129 chromosome 3, LjGifu_v1.2 genomic stretch:
- the LOC130743126 gene encoding MLO-like protein 1: MSGGGVEEGNNLEFTPTWVVALVCSIIVAVSLAAERLLHYGGKFLKRKNQKPLYEALEKIKEELMLLGFISLLLTVTQNGIIKICVPESWTHHMLPCSLEDKEESEGSKTPTEHFQTFFSFSGVSGTARRLLDENQHATEAKPGYCAAKGKVPLLSTEGLHHLHIFIFVLAVVHVTFCVLTVVFGGLRIRQWKHWEEKIAQENADELERGPEPTVTHVHQHAFIQNRFSGFGKDYTLMGWLKSFFKQFYGSVTKLDYVTLRLGFIMTHCRGNPKFNFHKYMIRALEDDFKKVVGISWYLWVFVIIFLLLNINGWHTYFWIAFIPVILLLAVGTKLEHVIMQLAHEVAEKHSAIEGELVVQPSDDHFWFHRPHIVLFLIHLILFQNAFEISFFFWIWVTYGFDSCIMGQVRFIIPRLIIGVFIQVLCSYSTLPLYAIVAQMGSHFKKAIFDEQVQARLVGWAQKAKKKGVRGESQSGQGSSHGNNGIQLGSMFRSRPSAPVDNTIIPIDDTPK, encoded by the exons atgagtgGAGGAGGGGTTGAAGAAGGCAACAATTTGGAATTCACTCCCACATGGGTTGTGGCGCTGGTTTGCTCCATCATCGTTGCTGTTTCTCTCGCCGCGGAGCGTTTACTTCATTATGGTGGCAAGTTTCTCAAGAGGAAGAATCAGAAGCCACTCTATGAAGCTTTGGAGAAAATCAAAGAAG AGTTGATgctgttgggttttatttctCTACTTCTGACGGTAACACAGAATGGGATCATCAAAATCTGTGTTCCGGAGAGTTGGACTCATCATATGCTTCCTTGTAGCCTTGAGGATAAAGAAGAATCTGAAGGATCAAAAACACCCACTGAACATTTTCAgacatttttctctttttctggTGTTTCCGGCACGGCGAGGCGCCTTCTAGATGAGAATCAACATGCAACTGAGGCAAAACCTGGGTATTGCGCTGCCAAG GGTAAGGTGCCCCTGTTATCCACGGAAGGGCTGCATCATCttcacatctttatttttgtcctgGCTGTTGTTCATGTGACCTTTTGTGTTCTGACTGTTGTTTTTGGAGGATTAAGA ATACGTCAGTGGAAGCACTGGGAGGAAAAAATTGCACAAGAAAATGCTGATGAATTAGAGCGAG GTCCTGAACCGACAGTGACTCATGTTCATCAGCATGCTTTTATCCAGAATCGTTTCTCTGGTTTTGGCAAAGATTATACTCTAATGGGTTGGTTG AAATCATTTTTTAAGCAATTCTATGGATCAGTGACAAAGTTAGATTATGTGACATTAAGGCTTGGTTTCATCATG ACCCACTGCAGGGGAAATCCAAAGTTTAATTTTCACAAATACATGATTCGTGCACTTGAGGATGATTTCAAAAAAGTTGTTGGTATAAG TTGGTATCTTTGGGTGTTTGTAATCATCTTCTTGTTGCTTAATATCAATG GTTGGCACACATATTTCTGGATTGCTTTCATTCCTGTCATT cttctactTGCTGTGGGCACTAAGCTTGAGCATGTGATAATGCAATTAGCTCATGAAGTAGCTGAAAAGCATTCAGCCATAGAAGGTGAACTAGTTGTTCAACCATCAGATGATCACTTCTGGTTTCATCGCCCCCACATTGTCCTCTTCTTGATTCACCTTATCCTCTTCCAAAATGCTTTTGAAATATCATTCTTTTTCTGGATTTGG GTCACATATGGATTTGATTCCTGCATAATGGGACAAGTCCGTTTCATTATTCCAAGGCTCATTATTGG GGTGTTTATTCAGGTACTTTGTAGTTACAGTACCCTGCCACTGTATGCAATCGTTGCACAG ATGGGAAGTCACTTTAAGAAGGCAATATTTGATGAACAAGTGCAAGCAAGGCTTGTTGGTTGGGCACAAAAGGCAAAGAAGAAAGGAGTCAGAGGAGAAAGCCAATCAGGGCAAGGAAGTTCTCATGGAAATAATGGAATTCAGCTAGGCTCAATGTTCAGATCAAGGCCATCTGCCCCAGTAGACAATACCATTATCCCCATAGATGACACCCCCAAATGA
- the LOC130743127 gene encoding uncharacterized protein LOC130743127: MNTRVDELSLTMTTIQHSIQLMGKSVSASDVTHLKHTPKQTTQTDGSQSCTPVAASENVTPNTTAVKSVNKKREVDLIGDEDLDLLTYISDDEYVADDNDEVMLSHEQHKSGAFSITWGQRFVNQSVNKARKTPEQPSPTQSLIRAFNVDDGLTGKKLFHSPTPTKRKGKDSKADEDEDFVSDSTEMLPSSDPPKPDKKGKGKLSAASTPKNGKRGKEKPPSSVAETPKNKGKEIDTALKPVEAILKEMKEPKGHTLPQGILCYFPPTEEMLLGMTKVKLACYVFHPALEAGEVLMRLGDMSLTRLDFHCMYPEIDIRSEMVTLMSMKSTCVQHDAITPMVWSLPPAFVDDVFQGHSIKQLTETYAEVWMKPFERLKYVYLPIRNEYGHWFLMVISLVHQKDDVFQGHSIKQLTETYAEVWMKPFERLKYVYLPIRNEYGHWFLMVISLVHQKVFHLDSYLNRMDVLHV; encoded by the exons ATGAACACTCGTGTTGACGAGTTGAGCTTGACAATGACCACCATACAACACTCCATTCAGCTGATGGGGAAATCAGTATCTGCAAGTGATGTAACACATCTGAAGCACACTCcaaaacaaacaacacaaactGATGGAAGTCAAAGCTGCACCCCAGTAGCTGCAAGTGAGAACGTAACACCAAACACGACTGCTGTTAAATCTGTAAACAAGAAACGCGAGGTGGACCTTATTGGGGATGAAGACCTTGACTTGCTGACATATATTTCAGATGATGAATACGTGGCTGATGACAATGACGAGGTTATGCTTAGCCATGAACAACACAAGAGTGGTGCCTTTTCTATCACATGGGGTCAAAGATTCGTTAACCAATCAGTCAACAAAGCACGCAAGACACCAGAACAGCCTAGCCCTACTCAG AGTCTGATTCGTGCATTCAACGTAGATGATGGACTAACAGGGAAAAAACTTTTTCATTCACCAACACCAACCAAACGCAAGGGCAAAGATTCCAAAGCcgatgaagatgaagactttGTTAGCGATAGCACTGAAATGTTACCTTCATCAGATCCCCCAAAGCCTGACAAAAAGGGAAAGGGCAAATTGTCTGCTGCAAGTACTCCAAAAAATGGGAAAAGGGGTAAAGAAAAACCACCTTCTTCAGTTGCTGAAACACCTAAAAATAAAGGAAAGGAGATTGATACTGCTCTGAAGCCAGTTGAAGCTATCCTCAAAGAGATGAAAGAACCTAAGGGTCACACATTACCTCAG GGGATTCTATGCTATTTTCCCCCAACAGAGGAAATGCTCCTGGGGATGACTAAAGTGAAGCTTGCTTGCTATGTGTTTCATCCAGCTCTGGAGGCAGG GGAAGTGTTGATGCGTTTGGGAGACATGTCATTGACCAGGCTAGATTTTCACTGCATGTACCCAGAGATAGACATCAGATCAGAG ATGGTAACCTTAATGAGCATGAAGAGCACATGCGTGCAACATGATGCAATAACTCCAATGGTGTGGTCACTTCCACCAGCTTTCGTG GATGATGTTTTCCAGGGACATTCAATTAAACAACTAACAGAGACATATGCTGAAGTCTGGATGAAACCTTTTGAAAGACTGAAATAT GTTTACCTTCCCATAAGAAATGAATATGGCCATTGGTTCTTAATGGTCATCTCCCTAGTTCATCAAAAG GATGATGTTTTCCAGGGACATTCAATTAAACAACTAACAGAGACATATGCTGAAGTCTGGATGAAACCTTTTGAAAGACTGAAATAT GTTTACCTTCCCATAAGAAATGAATATGGCCATTGGTTCTTAATGGTCATCTCCCTAGTTCATCAAAAGGTTTTCCATCTAGACTCATATTTGAATCGGATGGATGTTCTACACGTCTGA